A region of Arthrobacter sp. FB24 DNA encodes the following proteins:
- a CDS encoding metal-dependent transcriptional regulator: MPVSDLSSTAQDYLKLIWSATEWSATPMTVSSIAERLGVRPSTASDGIKKLVKQGLVTHAPYGSIELTDAGREHAVAMVRRHRLLETFLVQMLGYGWDEVHDEAEILEHAVSEKLIERIDQKLGHPTRDPHGDPIPTPEGHPHLPAATQLSAADTGRAVEITRISDADPQMLRYFTELGLAPDTRLFVREHRPYADVTTIRLQGRDRDIDLGASASEAIWVIAV, encoded by the coding sequence ATGCCGGTTTCTGATTTGTCCTCTACAGCCCAGGACTACCTGAAGCTGATCTGGTCAGCCACGGAGTGGTCCGCGACCCCCATGACCGTCAGTTCAATAGCCGAACGCCTGGGCGTCAGGCCCTCGACCGCGTCCGACGGGATCAAGAAGCTGGTCAAGCAGGGCCTCGTGACGCACGCACCATACGGGAGCATCGAACTCACCGATGCGGGCCGTGAACATGCCGTGGCCATGGTCCGCCGGCACCGCCTCCTGGAAACGTTCCTGGTCCAGATGCTGGGCTACGGCTGGGACGAGGTCCACGACGAGGCCGAAATCCTGGAGCACGCCGTCTCCGAGAAGCTGATCGAGCGCATCGATCAGAAACTAGGACATCCGACGCGGGACCCGCACGGCGACCCGATACCGACCCCCGAGGGTCATCCGCATCTGCCGGCCGCCACCCAGCTTTCCGCAGCCGACACCGGCCGGGCGGTCGAAATCACCCGTATTTCCGATGCGGATCCACAGATGTTGCGCTACTTCACCGAACTTGGCCTCGCGCCGGACACAAGGCTCTTTGTTCGGGAACACCGTCCGTATGCAGACGTCACAACCATCCGCCTTCAGGGACGAGACCGGGACATCGATCTGGGCGCATCGGCGTCCGAAGCGATCTGGGTCATCGCGGTGTAG
- a CDS encoding SHOCT domain-containing protein, with product MMWGYGQGMGWMWLWALLLLIGIALLVLLAVRVFGGGVRGGYGPTGPQGTVGPPPVWASRARQILDERFARGELTADQYREHLKVLGEGP from the coding sequence ATGATGTGGGGTTACGGACAAGGCATGGGATGGATGTGGCTCTGGGCTCTTCTGCTACTCATCGGGATTGCGCTGCTGGTGTTGCTGGCGGTCAGAGTCTTTGGCGGCGGCGTCCGTGGCGGATACGGGCCCACAGGCCCACAGGGGACAGTCGGGCCGCCGCCTGTCTGGGCGAGCAGGGCCCGTCAGATCCTCGACGAGCGCTTTGCGAGAGGAGAACTCACCGCAGACCAGTACCGCGAACACCTCAAAGTGCTCGGCGAGGGCCCGTAG
- a CDS encoding YnfA family protein, which translates to MTIAKSVLLFILAAVAEIGGAWLVWQAVREGRAWWWAGLGIIALGLYGFVATLQPDAHFGRILAAYGGVFVAGSLVWGMVFDGFRPDRWDVIGSVICLVGVAVIMFAPRGTTS; encoded by the coding sequence ATGACGATTGCCAAGTCCGTGCTGCTGTTTATTCTGGCCGCTGTCGCCGAGATAGGTGGTGCCTGGCTGGTGTGGCAGGCCGTGCGGGAGGGCCGTGCGTGGTGGTGGGCCGGGCTCGGGATCATTGCCCTGGGTCTGTACGGTTTTGTTGCGACCTTGCAGCCTGACGCGCACTTTGGACGGATTCTGGCCGCGTATGGCGGCGTGTTCGTCGCGGGGTCCCTGGTGTGGGGAATGGTCTTCGACGGGTTCCGGCCCGACCGCTGGGACGTCATCGGATCCGTGATCTGTCTGGTGGGGGTGGCCGTGATCATGTTCGCTCCCCGCGGGACTACTTCCTAG
- a CDS encoding DUF6036 family nucleotidyltransferase, with product MTRERGFRRADVIDLLREVESRLASRGVALDIQVVGGAALLLHGVLDRATGDIDARYTSAEIVEEVAADMAREYGLPPKWLNRSAAAFLPEDARWIAGPAGTSSAVRLADLRTLAAMKLAAERSKDIEDLGHIALALGIEHADQLVRLAFEKYGHHSIALSAPVDNYEIVAEEAINAARALRLRRQHR from the coding sequence TTGACCAGGGAACGAGGTTTCCGGCGCGCCGACGTCATTGACCTTCTGCGCGAGGTCGAATCGCGACTCGCATCCCGCGGCGTCGCCTTGGACATCCAGGTCGTCGGCGGAGCCGCGCTGCTGCTCCACGGTGTTCTTGATCGGGCAACCGGAGACATCGATGCCCGGTACACCTCCGCAGAAATCGTCGAGGAGGTGGCCGCCGACATGGCGCGTGAATACGGTCTTCCCCCAAAGTGGCTGAATCGCAGCGCCGCCGCGTTCCTGCCAGAAGATGCGCGGTGGATTGCTGGCCCCGCCGGGACATCGTCAGCGGTAAGGCTCGCTGACCTGCGCACGTTGGCCGCGATGAAATTGGCTGCAGAGCGGTCCAAAGACATCGAGGATCTTGGGCATATCGCCCTCGCGTTGGGGATCGAACACGCGGACCAGCTCGTCCGGCTGGCCTTCGAAAAATACGGGCACCATTCCATAGCTCTGAGCGCACCGGTCGATAACTACGAGATCGTCGCGGAAGAAGCAATCAATGCCGCCAGGGCACTACGTCTCCGCCGGCAGCACCGCTAG
- a CDS encoding purine-cytosine permease family protein: protein MATVERRSIDFIPPEERYGKPRSLAFVWFAANTSITAVVTGALFVILGNSALWSIPAIILGNAVGGFFTALHSAQGPKLGVPQMIQSRAQFGYFGAILPLVLALMIYIGFYATGLVLGGQAIGTLFHVSPQFGAMIFALMSTALAIVGYRYIHRFSHIAAVLSAVVFIILLVRIIGDGNIGAVVETHAFDGAAFVLGVSLSASWQLTFGPYIADYSRYLPENTPKRATIGWTFLGSVLGGSLAMTLGALAAALGGKAFGNDQVGYLAGLGGAIWPLVLLAVILGKLTGNTLSSYGGYMSLATIITSLIGQDRVGPRQRTVYVVAISAVSLAIALAATSNFLSNFTNFLLFLLYFMTPWSAINLVDYYWVRRERYNIAQLFLRDGEYGRFNKGAFLAYAVGVLIQIPFMNSSLYVGPIADLLGGAEIAWLIGLVTAGALYYAMSRSVRNSAAVPTPAPVHPHPHGPAVPAAVTINTEESL from the coding sequence ATGGCCACCGTCGAGCGGCGTTCCATTGATTTCATCCCGCCTGAAGAGCGGTACGGTAAACCCAGAAGCCTGGCGTTCGTGTGGTTCGCCGCCAACACGTCCATCACCGCGGTGGTGACCGGGGCTCTGTTTGTCATCCTTGGCAACAGCGCCTTGTGGTCGATCCCGGCGATTATTCTCGGCAACGCCGTCGGCGGCTTTTTCACCGCACTTCACTCCGCACAGGGCCCAAAGCTGGGCGTGCCCCAGATGATCCAGAGCCGGGCGCAGTTCGGCTACTTCGGCGCGATCCTGCCTTTGGTGCTCGCTTTGATGATTTACATCGGCTTCTACGCTACGGGACTGGTCCTGGGCGGCCAGGCAATCGGTACCCTTTTCCACGTCTCCCCCCAGTTCGGCGCCATGATCTTCGCGCTCATGTCGACAGCCCTGGCGATCGTCGGCTACCGCTACATTCACCGTTTCTCGCACATCGCCGCCGTGCTCAGTGCCGTAGTGTTCATCATCCTGCTCGTGCGGATCATCGGCGACGGGAATATCGGGGCAGTGGTCGAGACGCACGCCTTTGACGGTGCGGCATTTGTCCTTGGTGTCTCCCTCTCGGCGTCGTGGCAACTGACGTTCGGGCCCTACATTGCTGACTACTCCCGGTACCTGCCGGAAAATACGCCCAAACGGGCCACGATCGGCTGGACGTTCCTGGGCAGCGTCCTTGGCGGTTCGCTCGCCATGACCTTGGGCGCCCTCGCAGCCGCCCTCGGCGGCAAAGCGTTCGGCAACGATCAAGTCGGCTACCTCGCCGGTCTTGGCGGCGCCATCTGGCCTCTCGTGCTGCTCGCTGTGATTCTGGGCAAGCTAACCGGCAACACCTTGAGCTCCTACGGCGGCTACATGTCCCTGGCAACGATCATTACCAGCCTCATCGGACAGGACCGGGTCGGCCCGCGCCAGCGGACCGTCTATGTCGTAGCGATCTCGGCCGTATCCCTGGCCATTGCTTTGGCGGCCACCAGCAACTTCCTCTCCAACTTCACAAACTTCCTGCTGTTCCTGCTGTACTTCATGACTCCGTGGTCCGCCATCAATCTCGTTGACTACTACTGGGTCCGCAGGGAGCGCTACAACATCGCTCAATTGTTCCTCCGCGACGGCGAATACGGCCGTTTCAACAAGGGCGCCTTCCTCGCCTACGCCGTCGGTGTGCTCATCCAGATCCCCTTCATGAACAGCTCCCTCTACGTCGGCCCCATCGCCGATCTCCTCGGCGGCGCTGAAATCGCGTGGCTTATCGGACTCGTCACCGCAGGTGCTCTGTACTATGCGATGTCCCGCTCCGTGCGCAATAGCGCTGCTGTGCCGACCCCAGCACCCGTTCACCCCCATCCACACGGGCCCGCCGTTCCGGCCGCGGTCACCATCAACACTGAGGAATCCCTGTGA
- a CDS encoding helix-turn-helix domain-containing protein gives MDMNPEAFGRMVRERRKARGYTQQSLAEAIGASRKFVVDLEAGKSGASLGLALKVMRVLGLDITGDDAAAGSPFADDFAQTIREGDYHFALRLVGEYAAASLSAGRPLMPLAPAISDADYRTALGAVTRWVAAKTGTPVPRWAKCAGESTDPIFLAEKLHPVSDRMKELIRRETPSEIAAMNVWIRERDLATV, from the coding sequence ATGGACATGAATCCGGAGGCCTTCGGGCGAATGGTGCGAGAGAGGCGTAAAGCTCGGGGCTACACCCAGCAGTCTCTGGCCGAGGCGATCGGCGCTTCCCGGAAATTCGTCGTGGACCTGGAGGCGGGAAAGAGCGGGGCATCCCTCGGCCTTGCTCTGAAGGTGATGCGGGTCCTCGGTCTAGACATCACGGGAGACGACGCTGCTGCGGGCAGCCCGTTTGCAGATGATTTCGCGCAGACGATCCGTGAGGGGGACTATCACTTCGCTCTGCGCCTGGTAGGGGAGTATGCCGCAGCCTCTCTTTCGGCCGGGCGACCACTCATGCCACTCGCTCCGGCCATCAGTGACGCCGACTACCGGACAGCCCTCGGAGCGGTCACCAGGTGGGTGGCAGCAAAGACCGGCACCCCGGTCCCGCGTTGGGCCAAATGCGCTGGAGAGTCGACTGACCCAATCTTTCTTGCCGAGAAGCTTCACCCGGTCAGCGACCGGATGAAAGAGCTCATCCGACGCGAAACTCCCAGCGAAATCGCTGCTATGAACGTCTGGATCCGCGAACGCGATCTGGCGACAGTTTGA
- a CDS encoding flavin reductase family protein, whose translation MKYDPAHESSPLPYSPFKSCTVPRPIGWLSSISPDGVENLAPYSQWQNLTFDPPMVMFSANQYPDGRRKDTVLNAEQTGWFVWNMATYDLREAVNISAMALPFAENEFDHAGVTKRYAELSPTPMVAESPVHFECRYLSTHRMTGNSNVGTIDIVFAQVERIHINDEVLTVDGKLDIPKIRPLARMGYHDYTSVTETFEMKIPQASDDEAYGLAGQPA comes from the coding sequence GTGAAATACGATCCCGCACACGAATCCAGCCCCTTGCCGTATTCCCCTTTCAAGAGCTGTACCGTTCCCCGGCCCATCGGCTGGCTCTCAAGCATCAGCCCCGACGGAGTGGAGAACCTTGCCCCGTACAGCCAATGGCAAAATCTGACCTTCGACCCGCCCATGGTGATGTTCTCCGCGAACCAGTACCCGGACGGCCGGCGGAAGGACACCGTTCTTAACGCCGAGCAGACGGGTTGGTTTGTGTGGAACATGGCTACCTATGACCTCCGCGAAGCCGTCAACATCAGCGCCATGGCACTGCCCTTCGCCGAGAACGAGTTCGACCACGCCGGGGTGACCAAACGGTACGCCGAGCTCTCCCCCACCCCAATGGTCGCCGAGAGCCCCGTCCACTTCGAGTGCAGGTACCTCTCAACCCACCGGATGACGGGCAACTCCAACGTGGGCACCATCGACATCGTCTTCGCGCAGGTCGAACGGATCCACATCAACGATGAGGTCCTCACCGTTGACGGCAAACTCGACATCCCCAAGATCCGGCCCCTGGCGCGCATGGGCTACCACGACTACACCTCCGTCACCGAGACGTTTGAAATGAAAATCCCCCAGGCATCCGATGACGAAGCCTACGGACTCGCCGGCCAACCCGCCTAA
- a CDS encoding ZIP family metal transporter, which produces MTLDEKRSSAQAAERHRRPPLPRWLLGLGPLVLIAIVLGLFSLLNAPGLSKLSEGIPPKEEIAVEDIRLTPGQISITVRNEGPDPVAIAQVNVSDYYALFTQTRETMAPLEASTLTVDYNWVDGDPYEIALVTTTGGKILAEIAAAPSPERGSQFFGLMTLLGVYVGVIPVALGMLWMPFVRRSSKSWIRVLLGVTVGLLAFLAIDATLEAVELVANNGAFGGTMVVFLGALTSYLVLEGTDAWMRRHQKPGSTGRPEALPPRRLALLIAIGIGLHNLGEGLAIGSAYAVGSLALGASLIVGFAIHNTTEGLAIVTPLAKEPPGLGWLAVLGLIAGAPAVAGALIGATVYQPALSAFLLGIGAGALTQVAIKLLPLLKDRQGKTFTALTTLGIILGLAVMFVTGLLVQA; this is translated from the coding sequence ATGACTCTCGATGAGAAAAGAAGCTCGGCGCAGGCCGCCGAACGGCACCGCCGGCCACCGCTGCCACGCTGGCTGCTCGGGCTCGGGCCGCTGGTCCTGATCGCGATCGTGCTGGGTCTCTTTTCCCTCCTGAACGCGCCGGGACTCTCCAAACTGTCCGAGGGCATTCCGCCCAAGGAGGAGATCGCCGTCGAGGACATCCGGCTGACACCCGGCCAGATCTCCATCACCGTCCGCAATGAGGGCCCGGATCCGGTGGCCATCGCCCAGGTCAACGTCTCGGACTACTACGCCCTGTTCACCCAAACCCGCGAAACCATGGCACCGCTGGAGGCCTCCACCCTCACTGTCGACTACAACTGGGTCGACGGCGACCCCTACGAAATCGCCCTCGTGACCACCACGGGCGGCAAAATCCTCGCCGAGATCGCGGCGGCACCGAGCCCGGAACGCGGCAGCCAGTTCTTCGGACTCATGACACTGCTCGGCGTGTACGTCGGCGTGATCCCGGTCGCCCTCGGGATGCTCTGGATGCCCTTCGTGCGCCGCTCCTCCAAGTCCTGGATCAGGGTCCTGCTCGGCGTCACCGTCGGACTCCTCGCCTTCCTGGCCATCGACGCGACCCTGGAAGCCGTCGAGCTCGTGGCCAACAACGGCGCCTTCGGCGGAACCATGGTCGTGTTCCTCGGGGCCCTGACCTCCTATTTGGTGCTGGAAGGAACGGACGCCTGGATGCGCCGGCACCAGAAACCCGGCAGCACCGGCCGGCCGGAGGCCCTGCCGCCCCGGCGCCTGGCCCTGCTGATCGCCATCGGCATCGGACTCCACAACCTCGGCGAAGGACTCGCCATCGGCTCCGCCTACGCAGTCGGCTCCCTGGCCCTGGGGGCCTCACTGATCGTCGGCTTCGCCATCCACAACACCACCGAGGGCCTGGCCATCGTGACCCCTCTCGCCAAGGAACCCCCCGGGCTTGGCTGGCTTGCTGTCCTGGGGCTCATCGCCGGGGCACCCGCCGTCGCCGGGGCACTGATCGGAGCCACCGTCTACCAGCCAGCCCTCTCCGCGTTCCTGCTCGGCATCGGCGCCGGCGCCCTAACCCAGGTGGCCATCAAACTGCTTCCTCTCCTGAAGGACCGGCAGGGAAAAACCTTCACCGCGCTCACCACCCTCGGCATCATCCTCGGACTGGCCGTGATGTTCGTGACCGGACTCCTCGTCCAGGCCTAA
- a CDS encoding multicopper oxidase domain-containing protein — MPKKLSETLPSRRSMLSGAAAFAALPAFSALQPQASGGHDGHGGSGNGGGVTPPPNPGSVSGGHSGGGTGGTSPTAMTNHAGHAGFAGGSVLAERAGIDPTAILRDFDRGRTSTLPDGRTLREWDIVAVDKDFEIAPGIIFKGWSYNGRIPGPTLWAREGDALRIHFTNAGAHPHTIHFHGVHRATMDGTPGIGAGSIAPGQSFTYEFDATPFGTHLYHCHQSPLAPHIAKGLYGGFIVEPKEGRPPADDEMVMVMNGYNTDGGDDNEFYSVNGLPFHFMDFPVKVKQHELVRIHLINVLEYDPINSFHIHGNFFHYYPTGTMLTPSEYTDTISQVQGQRGILELRFPYPGKFMFHAHKTEFAELGWMGFFEVSAS; from the coding sequence ATGCCGAAAAAGCTCTCGGAGACGTTACCGAGCAGGCGGTCCATGCTGTCCGGCGCTGCCGCGTTCGCCGCGCTCCCGGCCTTTTCCGCGCTCCAGCCCCAGGCTTCCGGCGGGCATGACGGACACGGCGGGTCCGGTAACGGCGGCGGGGTCACACCCCCGCCGAACCCTGGCTCAGTTTCGGGCGGACATTCCGGCGGCGGCACGGGAGGGACGAGTCCCACGGCGATGACGAACCATGCCGGCCACGCCGGATTCGCGGGCGGATCCGTGCTGGCGGAGCGGGCCGGCATCGATCCCACCGCCATCCTGCGGGACTTCGACCGCGGCCGGACCAGCACCCTGCCGGACGGCCGGACACTGCGCGAGTGGGACATTGTGGCGGTGGACAAGGACTTCGAAATCGCCCCGGGCATCATCTTCAAGGGGTGGAGCTACAACGGCCGCATCCCTGGCCCGACGCTGTGGGCGCGGGAGGGCGATGCGCTGCGCATCCACTTCACGAACGCCGGGGCGCACCCGCACACGATCCACTTCCACGGCGTCCACCGCGCCACCATGGACGGCACACCAGGGATCGGCGCGGGTTCCATCGCCCCGGGCCAGAGCTTTACCTACGAGTTCGATGCCACACCGTTCGGCACGCACCTGTATCACTGCCACCAGTCACCGCTGGCCCCGCACATTGCGAAGGGCCTCTACGGCGGCTTCATCGTCGAGCCCAAGGAAGGCCGGCCGCCGGCCGACGACGAGATGGTGATGGTCATGAACGGCTACAACACCGACGGCGGGGATGACAACGAGTTCTACTCCGTCAACGGCCTCCCGTTCCATTTCATGGACTTCCCGGTCAAGGTCAAGCAGCACGAACTCGTGCGCATCCACCTGATCAATGTTCTCGAATACGATCCGATCAACTCGTTCCACATTCACGGAAACTTCTTCCATTACTACCCGACCGGGACCATGCTGACGCCCAGCGAGTACACGGACACCATTTCCCAGGTCCAGGGCCAGCGCGGGATCCTGGAACTCCGCTTCCCCTACCCGGGCAAGTTCATGTTCCACGCCCACAAGACCGAGTTCGCCGAACTGGGCTGGATGGGCTTCTTCGAAGTGAGCGCATCATGA
- a CDS encoding IS110 family transposase — protein MPELWAGIDAGKAHHHCVLVDDEGNRLLSRKVANDEAALTELLTEVADLAAGREVLWATDLNRGEAALLIGLLEAQNQTLVYIPGRTVYHAARTYRGDGKTDAKDAAIIADQARMRRDLQPVRSGDQISTDLRLLSSRRTDLVCDRTRALNRLCATLLEYFPALEAAFDYAMVKAAVVLLTKYTTPAGIRRAGETRIATWLRNQGCYNAKAIAAKAVAAAQAQRITVQAQDIGAGMVAALARTVLDLHDEVAKIDKQIETRFREHHHAQILLSMPGFGTMLAAEFLAATGGDITAYESAARLAGVAGLAPVPRDSGRISGNHHRPKRYDRRLLNAFYLAAQSAARYSPQSRTYYQRKRTEGKNHKQAVLSLARRRLNVLWAMLRDGTPYQEPNAKAF, from the coding sequence ATGCCTGAACTCTGGGCCGGCATCGACGCCGGAAAAGCTCATCACCACTGCGTGCTCGTCGACGACGAAGGAAACCGGCTGCTCTCCCGAAAGGTAGCCAACGACGAAGCCGCACTCACGGAACTTCTCACAGAAGTGGCGGACCTCGCGGCAGGCCGGGAGGTCCTCTGGGCCACCGACCTGAACCGAGGCGAGGCCGCGCTGTTGATCGGCCTGCTCGAAGCCCAAAACCAGACCCTGGTCTACATCCCAGGAAGAACCGTCTACCACGCCGCCCGCACCTACCGGGGCGACGGCAAAACAGACGCCAAAGACGCGGCAATCATCGCCGACCAAGCCCGGATGCGAAGGGATCTGCAACCCGTCCGCAGCGGCGACCAAATCAGCACCGACCTGCGGCTGCTCAGTTCCCGGCGCACTGACCTGGTCTGCGACCGAACCCGCGCCCTCAACAGACTCTGCGCCACATTGCTCGAGTACTTCCCCGCCCTGGAAGCAGCATTCGACTACGCCATGGTCAAAGCCGCGGTAGTGCTATTGACGAAGTACACAACCCCGGCCGGCATCCGCCGGGCAGGCGAAACGCGTATCGCAACGTGGCTGCGGAACCAGGGCTGCTACAACGCAAAGGCAATCGCCGCCAAGGCCGTCGCAGCTGCTCAGGCGCAGCGCATCACCGTTCAGGCCCAGGACATCGGCGCTGGGATGGTCGCCGCTCTCGCCCGCACCGTCCTGGATTTGCATGATGAGGTGGCGAAGATCGACAAGCAGATCGAAACCCGGTTTCGCGAACATCACCACGCCCAGATCCTGCTCAGCATGCCCGGCTTCGGCACCATGCTCGCAGCCGAATTCCTCGCCGCCACCGGAGGCGACATCACCGCATACGAAAGCGCAGCCCGCCTCGCCGGCGTGGCCGGCCTCGCACCAGTCCCCCGCGACTCAGGACGGATCAGCGGCAACCACCACCGTCCCAAACGCTACGACCGCCGACTCCTCAATGCCTTCTATCTCGCCGCCCAATCCGCAGCACGCTACTCCCCCCAAAGCCGCACCTACTACCAACGCAAACGCACCGAAGGCAAAAACCACAAACAAGCCGTTCTATCCCTGGCCAGACGCCGGCTCAACGTCCTCTGGGCCATGCTCCGCGACGGCACCCCCTACCAAGAACCCAACGCCAAAGCTTTCTGA
- a CDS encoding multicopper oxidase family protein → MQPISRRQALLLGGLGIAGTAAGGAGLIWTLTSREAPVTGSDLTQPPEERSTNGQLQVRLEAAPGQLLLAGRQAVALAYNGGIPGPTLRVRAGDVLKIGLVNNLTQATNLHVHGLHVSPEGNGDNVFVSVDPGGTFDYEYKLPEDHPPGVYWYHPHHHGTVADQIFAGLFGAILVEDLEPIEASAERVLVISDTTLDGLGNIPEVPAMERMMGREGELILVNGQSNPQFSARPGQRERWRIINTCVARYLRLRLDGQRLQLLGMDAGRFPTPESVDELLLMPGNRADLLVTTTTGDSVLRTLYQNRGSFPGMMGPGFGARNPADQPDGAALATLRVSGEPVAALTAVPTQQVLGDLRSGAVAARRQIVLAAGMGMGMGGGGGGGGSMMRFTINGREFNEARTDTTVAAGDVEEWTLINTSPMDHPFHLHVWPMQIIEENGQGTNTPIWQDVVNVPANGRVNVRVAFRDFRGRSVYHCHILDHEDLGMMSAIEVR, encoded by the coding sequence GTGCAGCCCATCAGCCGCCGCCAGGCGTTGTTGCTGGGTGGGCTCGGCATTGCGGGGACAGCGGCCGGCGGTGCCGGGCTGATCTGGACCCTGACCTCGCGCGAGGCCCCCGTTACGGGAAGCGACCTGACCCAGCCTCCGGAGGAACGGAGCACCAATGGCCAGCTGCAGGTACGGCTCGAAGCTGCACCCGGACAGCTGCTGCTGGCAGGCCGGCAGGCCGTAGCCCTTGCCTACAACGGCGGCATCCCCGGCCCGACACTGCGCGTACGCGCCGGCGATGTCCTGAAGATCGGGCTCGTCAACAACCTGACCCAGGCCACCAACCTGCACGTGCACGGCCTCCACGTTTCCCCCGAGGGCAACGGGGACAACGTCTTCGTCTCGGTCGACCCCGGCGGCACCTTCGACTACGAATACAAGCTTCCCGAGGACCATCCCCCGGGCGTGTACTGGTACCACCCCCACCACCACGGCACGGTCGCCGATCAGATCTTCGCCGGACTCTTCGGAGCAATCCTCGTCGAGGACCTTGAACCCATCGAGGCAAGTGCGGAACGGGTACTGGTCATTTCGGACACCACTCTGGACGGCCTGGGGAACATCCCGGAAGTCCCGGCGATGGAACGGATGATGGGCCGGGAGGGTGAACTTATCCTGGTCAACGGCCAAAGCAACCCGCAATTCAGCGCCCGCCCAGGACAACGCGAACGGTGGCGTATTATCAACACGTGCGTGGCCCGCTACCTCCGTCTGCGGCTCGACGGGCAGCGGCTTCAGCTCCTCGGCATGGACGCCGGCCGCTTCCCGACACCCGAGAGTGTGGATGAACTTCTGCTGATGCCCGGAAACCGGGCAGACCTCCTCGTGACCACAACGACAGGGGACTCCGTGCTGCGCACGCTCTATCAGAACCGGGGAAGCTTCCCGGGAATGATGGGCCCGGGATTCGGCGCACGCAACCCTGCAGACCAGCCGGACGGCGCCGCACTGGCCACTCTCCGCGTATCCGGCGAACCGGTCGCAGCCCTGACCGCCGTGCCCACCCAGCAGGTGCTGGGAGACCTGCGGTCAGGCGCCGTCGCGGCCCGCCGGCAGATCGTCCTGGCCGCCGGCATGGGAATGGGCATGGGCGGAGGCGGGGGCGGGGGCGGGAGCATGATGCGTTTCACCATCAACGGCAGGGAATTCAACGAGGCCAGAACAGACACAACGGTCGCGGCCGGGGATGTGGAGGAATGGACGTTGATCAACACCAGTCCCATGGATCACCCGTTCCACCTGCATGTCTGGCCGATGCAAATCATCGAGGAAAACGGCCAGGGGACGAACACCCCCATCTGGCAGGACGTGGTCAACGTACCCGCGAACGGTCGTGTAAATGTCAGGGTGGCTTTTAGGGACTTCCGGGGACGCTCGGTGTACCACTGCCACATCCTGGACCACGAGGACCTCGGCATGATGAGTGCCATCGAAGTCCGGTGA
- a CDS encoding GntR family transcriptional regulator — MMQQGKAAQAYEAIEHLIVFQELAPGSLVSETVLMDKTGYGRTPVREALQQLARNRLVEIHPNKGVLVPPASVEAQLRMLELRRVLEALAVQLACQAMTGEDRSGMRGMVELLDADGFTLPQYLETVKGTHQLIVAASHNEYLADAMAPLQGLSRRFWIAHVRDEQTEISEGSRLHARILRAVLDQDAAAAEKASHALNDYLVEFAYRSVRAPIASR; from the coding sequence ATGATGCAACAGGGGAAAGCGGCGCAGGCCTACGAGGCAATCGAACACCTCATCGTGTTTCAGGAGCTGGCACCTGGCTCGCTGGTGTCCGAGACCGTCCTGATGGACAAAACAGGTTACGGGCGTACCCCTGTCAGGGAGGCGCTTCAGCAGTTGGCCCGGAACCGCCTGGTCGAAATCCACCCGAATAAGGGCGTTCTTGTTCCGCCGGCCTCCGTTGAAGCACAGCTGCGCATGCTCGAGTTGCGACGGGTTCTGGAAGCCCTCGCGGTCCAGCTCGCCTGCCAGGCCATGACCGGCGAAGACCGGAGCGGCATGCGGGGAATGGTCGAGTTGCTCGACGCTGACGGATTCACGCTCCCGCAATACCTCGAAACCGTCAAGGGAACCCACCAGTTGATCGTCGCTGCGAGCCACAATGAGTACCTCGCCGACGCCATGGCCCCGCTTCAGGGGCTGTCCCGACGCTTCTGGATCGCGCACGTCCGTGACGAGCAAACTGAAATCAGCGAGGGCTCCCGACTTCACGCCCGGATTCTCCGCGCCGTACTGGATCAGGACGCCGCCGCTGCCGAAAAGGCCAGCCATGCCCTCAATGACTACCTCGTGGAGTTCGCATACCGCTCAGTAAGGGCGCCGATCGCGAGCCGATGA
- a CDS encoding GDCCVxC domain-containing (seleno)protein: MPFVSRVTPDSSRGLGRQVESEVPVYPGPSSHPQQSARCAACGVTSKPKAGDCCVFCSYGDTRCPPLQSP, encoded by the coding sequence GTGCCTTTCGTTTCCAGAGTTACTCCCGACTCTTCGCGCGGCCTCGGCCGACAGGTAGAGTCCGAGGTCCCGGTCTACCCTGGGCCGTCATCGCATCCGCAGCAGTCGGCCCGGTGTGCGGCGTGCGGGGTCACCAGCAAGCCGAAAGCCGGGGACTGCTGCGTCTTCTGCTCGTACGGCGACACCAGATGCCCGCCGCTGCAATCCCCGTGA